From a single Thermodesulfovibrionales bacterium genomic region:
- a CDS encoding exo-beta-N-acetylmuramidase NamZ domain-containing protein, which produces MARRAEADGNRESLLIPLFCLLCGVTVSVVVAAGSAVYSPRRLQTGQLAQIADIAEKAILDGKIPGAVILIGHQGDIVYRRAFGCRALLPEKIPMTEDTIFDLASLTKTIATTTAILQLADGGKLDIDAPVVRYWPAFGKKGKEKITIRQLLTHYSGLRSDLALRPGWSGYKTAMEKITAERPVLSPGSGFLYSDINFEVLGELVRRVSGLPLDTYCSEHIFKPLGMKDTGFRPASSLGNRIAPTQYRRGRLLRGVVHDPSCDNMGGVAGHAGLFSTADDLSIFAQMLLNGGSYGGRQILSPETVERMTSPQSPSGKKKLRGFGWDLEAPFFSNRSELPPLGAFGHLGYTGTALWIDPITSTCIIVLTNRVHPDGKGDVKALRSEIKKVVADSVGPLPLGQVPDRRTLLAALSDHSEGAALQVPRSGRVMTGIDILSAGNFLPLKGLRVGLITNHTGRDSGKRRTLDLLRNASGVKLTALFSPEHGLSGKDDGKVASTLEPATGLPVYSLYGNVRKPTEKMLSGLDALVFDIQDAGVRFYTYISTMGYVMEAAAKKGIAFYVLDRPNPLNASSVQGPVMDRELRSFTGYFPLPVRHGMTVGELAGMFNVENGIGADLHVVRMAGYNRSDWFDETGLPWVNPSPNLRNLTEAVLYPAVALVEGANASVGRGTDTPFEVLGAPWINAERLAAYLNNRNIHGVSFSPADFVPKSTPYKNKVCHGVRITLTDRMGLDVGTMGIEIVAALHKLYPDDFQLHKTLGLIGSRSVLRAIREGRDPRSIALQWQDSLDEFRGLRSKYLIY; this is translated from the coding sequence ATGGCCCGAAGGGCTGAGGCAGACGGAAACAGAGAATCTCTCCTCATACCTCTCTTCTGCCTTCTCTGCGGAGTCACCGTTTCTGTCGTAGTTGCTGCAGGGTCAGCGGTCTATTCCCCCCGGAGGTTGCAGACAGGGCAACTCGCGCAGATCGCCGATATCGCCGAAAAGGCGATTCTCGACGGCAAGATACCGGGTGCCGTTATCCTTATCGGACATCAAGGTGATATTGTTTATCGCCGGGCCTTTGGGTGTAGGGCCCTCCTGCCTGAGAAGATCCCGATGACCGAAGACACTATCTTCGATCTTGCCTCTCTCACCAAGACGATCGCGACTACCACTGCAATTTTGCAGTTGGCGGACGGGGGAAAGCTGGACATCGATGCCCCTGTTGTCCGTTACTGGCCTGCCTTCGGGAAGAAGGGCAAGGAGAAGATAACAATACGGCAGCTTCTCACACATTATTCAGGGCTTCGGTCCGACCTCGCTCTGAGGCCGGGATGGTCAGGGTACAAGACCGCTATGGAGAAGATCACTGCGGAAAGGCCCGTTCTTTCACCAGGCTCGGGATTCTTATACAGCGATATCAATTTTGAGGTCCTCGGCGAGCTTGTCCGCAGGGTCTCCGGCCTGCCCCTCGATACCTATTGCTCCGAACATATCTTCAAACCCCTCGGCATGAAGGACACCGGCTTCAGGCCGGCGTCATCGTTGGGCAACCGCATAGCGCCAACGCAGTACCGTCGGGGCAGGCTGCTCCGTGGAGTAGTGCACGATCCCTCGTGTGACAACATGGGTGGTGTGGCCGGGCATGCCGGACTTTTTTCGACTGCTGACGACCTCTCGATTTTTGCACAAATGCTCCTGAACGGAGGGAGTTATGGCGGAAGACAGATCCTCTCCCCAGAGACCGTCGAAAGGATGACATCTCCGCAGTCCCCTTCTGGCAAGAAGAAACTTCGCGGCTTCGGATGGGATCTGGAAGCGCCTTTTTTCTCTAATCGCAGCGAACTACCCCCTCTGGGCGCCTTCGGTCACCTCGGGTATACCGGAACAGCACTCTGGATAGATCCGATTACGAGTACCTGTATCATCGTCCTGACGAACCGCGTCCATCCTGACGGCAAAGGCGACGTAAAGGCATTGCGCTCAGAGATAAAGAAAGTTGTTGCCGACTCGGTCGGACCTCTTCCTCTCGGACAGGTGCCCGATAGAAGGACTTTGCTCGCAGCTCTCTCCGATCATAGCGAAGGTGCGGCGCTGCAGGTCCCGAGAAGCGGAAGAGTGATGACCGGCATCGATATCCTTTCCGCCGGCAATTTTTTGCCTCTGAAAGGCTTGCGCGTGGGACTCATCACCAATCATACGGGACGTGATTCCGGGAAGCGGCGCACCCTTGATCTGCTCAGGAATGCGTCGGGTGTAAAGCTTACCGCGCTCTTCAGCCCAGAACACGGGTTGTCCGGCAAAGATGACGGTAAAGTAGCCTCGACCCTTGAGCCTGCTACCGGGCTGCCGGTATACAGTCTTTACGGCAACGTACGGAAACCAACGGAGAAGATGCTCAGTGGCCTGGATGCCCTCGTCTTTGATATCCAGGATGCCGGCGTCCGCTTCTATACATACATCTCAACAATGGGATATGTTATGGAAGCGGCAGCCAAAAAGGGAATCGCCTTCTATGTACTCGACAGGCCGAATCCCTTGAATGCCTCATCGGTTCAGGGTCCTGTCATGGACAGAGAGCTCAGATCGTTTACCGGCTACTTCCCGCTGCCTGTGCGACATGGGATGACGGTGGGGGAACTTGCAGGGATGTTCAACGTCGAGAACGGGATTGGAGCGGACCTGCATGTTGTCAGAATGGCAGGGTATAACCGCTCTGATTGGTTCGACGAAACAGGACTCCCTTGGGTGAACCCTTCACCGAACCTGCGCAATCTCACTGAAGCAGTTCTGTATCCGGCCGTGGCATTGGTCGAGGGCGCTAACGCGAGCGTTGGACGCGGGACTGATACGCCCTTTGAAGTCCTCGGCGCGCCGTGGATCAACGCTGAACGACTTGCAGCATATCTGAACAACAGAAACATCCATGGCGTGAGTTTTTCTCCTGCTGATTTCGTGCCGAAGAGCACCCCATATAAGAATAAGGTCTGCCATGGGGTGAGAATAACTCTGACTGACAGGATGGGGCTCGATGTCGGGACGATGGGGATCGAGATTGTGGCAGCACTCCATAAGCTTTACCCCGATGACTTTCAGCTCCATAAAACGCTCGGTCTTATCGGATCACGGAGCGTATTGCGAGCCATTAGAGAGGGCAGGGATCCCCGATCAATTGCGCTACAATGGCAGGATTCGCTTGACGAGTTTCGCGGCCTGCGGTCGAAGTACCTCATCTATTAG
- the nrdR gene encoding transcriptional regulator NrdR produces MKCPFCGTLDDRVIDSRTSKEGEAIRRRRECLKCGKRFTSYERVEDVVPLVVKKDGRRESFDRGKVLIGLKKACEKRPISIEVLEEITDSIEKKLSGMGVKEIPSAWVGEAVMDSLKETDKVAYVRFASVYRQFKDINELLDEVKNLFEHRNGRNLKER; encoded by the coding sequence ATGAAGTGCCCATTCTGCGGTACTCTCGATGACAGGGTCATCGACTCGCGAACGAGCAAAGAGGGTGAAGCTATTCGCAGGAGAAGGGAATGCCTGAAGTGCGGCAAGCGGTTCACATCGTATGAACGCGTTGAGGATGTCGTACCCCTGGTGGTCAAGAAGGACGGCAGGCGCGAGTCCTTTGACCGGGGAAAGGTACTGATCGGTCTGAAAAAGGCCTGCGAGAAGAGACCCATTAGCATCGAAGTCCTCGAAGAAATCACTGATTCGATAGAGAAGAAGTTGAGCGGTATGGGAGTAAAAGAGATCCCTAGCGCATGGGTCGGTGAGGCAGTCATGGACTCCCTCAAAGAGACGGACAAGGTTGCCTATGTGCGGTTTGCTTCGGTATACCGGCAGTTCAAGGATATCAATGAACTGTTGGATGAGGTCAAGAACCTTTTCGAACACCGCAATGGACGGAATCTCAAAGAACGCTAA